The Acropora palmata chromosome 3, jaAcrPala1.3, whole genome shotgun sequence nucleotide sequence GCGTTGCTAGCGGCATTTGAATTTCGTATTTTTTGCGAAGCGACAATGGCAATGCGTCGGAGAGCTACTCTTTATAGTGCAGACGAGGTTTCGAGGCTTTTATGGGAAGAAGACGACGACAGTGAAATGGAAAGTGGCACAAGCGAAGAGGAAGAAGCTGAACTAGAACATCAGCTTGGAATTTTTGGCGAAGAATCGAGGTAAGCGATCGTTAAATTCTGATCCGAAGTTGACCTTGTGTTGCGTGTCTCGAGCGAGCGCGTGCTCAATTTTTCTTGGGTATTTAAATTTCGCTTAGATCAGTCGATTTGCCCGTAGCGTCGGTAATCCCGGATATTTCGATGAAATAAActgtttcatttgtgtttgaatATCCGAATGAGGATAGTTGttgtgaaaattcaaatttgggaTCCCAACGGTTCATATTTCAATGAATGATTGTTCGCAGAGATGCGATGACACTTTCCTTCAGATCCGATTACGCAAAGGTCACATTCGGTGTTTTCAACTACAAAACCGGCCTACAAAACTCTTTTATTGTTGCCTGAAGGTTTTGACTATGAAAGCGAAGTAAATAGCGTGTCATTGCCGATAAATTATGAtgtattttgtgttgtttgaaAGCCTGTGATGTCCTAGTTTTGTATTCCACTACATTCAAAAGCTAATCTCGTagttatgcaaaaaaatgtgtatgaacaggtaataaa carries:
- the LOC141876694 gene encoding uncharacterized protein LOC141876694 isoform X3; the protein is MAMRRRATLYSADEVSRLLWEEDDDSEMESGTSEEEEAELEHQLGIFGEESSDEDDNIGDSSVAGSQSLPNLEDGFSI
- the LOC141876694 gene encoding uncharacterized protein LOC141876694 isoform X2 is translated as MAMRRRATLYSADEVSRLLWEEDDDSEMESGTSEEEEAELEHQLGIFGEESSDEDDNIGDSSVAGSQSLPNLQDMLTIP